In Atribacteraceae bacterium, the genomic window TCCACCTCTACGGCATCCCCTGCGATATGGATGCGATCATGGATCTGGCCCAGCAACATGGTCTATTCGTCATCGAAGACTGCGCCCAAGCCCACGGCAGTGAATACGATGGACGCAAACTGGGAAGCCTCGGCCATGTGGGATGTTTCAGTTTCTGCCAATCGAAACACTTCACCACCGCTGGTGAAGGTGGGTGTGTCGTGACCGATAACGAGGAAATCGCCTGGAAGGCCCGTTCCTTCCGCGATCATGGATACGATGTCAAGGAACGGCTCCGCCTTTTGGAGTTGGAAAAAAGGTTGTTCTATATTCACCAGCGGGTAGGTTTCAACTACCGGCTTACCGAGATACAGTCCATTGTCGGCCTGTGTGAGATGGAGCGGTTCGATACCTGGAACAAGCCCCGACGAATCGCCATCGGTGAGGCATTCACCACGGCTTTTAGCGGACATGAAGCGATTCTCTACCTTCCTCCCCACCGCCGGGACAAAAAATACATCTCTTTCTGGCTTTATCCGATCGTCATGGATATCGAGCGGCTCTCCTGCCCGGTGAAAGACTTCTGGCAGGCGATTGAAGCAGAAGGGGTTCCGGTGGTTCCGGTACTGTGGCCCCAGATGTACAAGGAAAAAGCCTTCCTGGAACACAATGGCTTCGGCCGGGTGAAATTCCCCTTCCAGTCCCGTGAGTATAGCGACGAAAATTCGGTCAACTACCGGGAAGTTTACTGTCCTAATGCCGCCTGGCTCGAAGAACGCACATTTTCTTTTCCCGCCCACCCGGTTTACGAAGATCGGCATATCGAGTTGATGGTCGAGGCGTTCAACAAAGTATACGGTTATTATCGAAAAGTCTAGATTATGGTGGGATTTTTTGGTCGATACCGAATGGGGGACGCGATGGAACACGCCGAGCTATATACCGACCTACCCCAATTTCAACCATGATATGTCCTGTGCTGGATCCTGGAAGAAAAGATCAGTCTCCTGGGAGTGGAAATTTCCCGTAGCGAAGCGTCCTAGTCAGAAAACGACGAAGAGGGTTGGCGGCAGGTTCAGGGATAGTTTTTAACCTGACGTTCTCCGGCTGGTTCCCCTGGCTGAGATACCGTTTCCGGAGGTAACCCGGCGTGTCTGCCGTTGCATGTTGCGGGGCACCCTGGATGCAATCGGTCGGAGGTGTTTATTAATAACCAAATGGAATATGATCTATTGAAGTGAGCATGCCAGATTAT contains:
- a CDS encoding DegT/DnrJ/EryC1/StrS family aminotransferase, coding for MADKLAIHGGKPINPGSFPAWPVFSEKTRQEALVPLLTGEVNYWTGVRGMEFEEKWAHYCGCRFGIATSNGTSALHTALAACDIGPGDEVIVPSYSFIASAFCVVQAGGIPVFADVRRETHTLDPEDIVRKITPRTRAILPVHLYGIPCDMDAIMDLAQQHGLFVIEDCAQAHGSEYDGRKLGSLGHVGCFSFCQSKHFTTAGEGGCVVTDNEEIAWKARSFRDHGYDVKERLRLLELEKRLFYIHQRVGFNYRLTEIQSIVGLCEMERFDTWNKPRRIAIGEAFTTAFSGHEAILYLPPHRRDKKYISFWLYPIVMDIERLSCPVKDFWQAIEAEGVPVVPVLWPQMYKEKAFLEHNGFGRVKFPFQSREYSDENSVNYREVYCPNAAWLEERTFSFPAHPVYEDRHIELMVEAFNKVYGYYRKV